The region GATATTCCCCTCGAAGCGGATCGGAACGCTGACAGGGATCTCGACCTCGTTGAAGTTGTCATCTACCCCCTTCAGGGTGACGCGGCAGGTGATCGTGTGGATCAGCTGACGATTCAAAGCGGGGGTTGGCTTGAAGACGAAGACCTGGTCGATGCCGTAACCCCGCACCTGCTGGTTGTAGATGGGCAGGGTCAATTCCAGGTTGGCCGGCCGCTGGCTCGAGGCCGGGGGCAGATAGCCCGAAATATCGAGGTCCACCTTGGAGAGCAACAGGCTGGCGATCGGCAACCCCGTCTGATCGAGGTACTCGGCGGTATAGCCCTCGAATTGCACGCCAGGACCCGCGTCATTCGGGAAGCTTTGCACCCTGACGGTGACGTCCTCGGCCTGCACGTTGAAGACGTTGGTCGACCGCTGGTAGGTGATCTGGACGTTGATCATGCTGGGCTCGGGAAAGGCGACGGCCCGAGACTTGGGCAACAACGGGTTGCCCAGGTCAAAGAACTTGCAGGCCGAGAGGCCCAGCGCGACCCCCGCCCACAAAAGCCCCAAGCGGACTCCGCGCAACACTCGGTTTTGCGTCGAATTCAACTGGCGTTCCTCAAAACCTGGCATTCCTGCGCAAGACTATGTTACCCGGCACATGGGTTTCCGAATCGTCTCAAACGAGCTTTGTTGCTCGCTTTGAGCCACCTTTGGGTCGGGCGCGGGCCCATCGGCCCCCCCGTCCCAAGGTGGGTGATTGCAGCGTAACAGCTGACGCTCCCCGACGGCTGTGATGCCTTACCAAGCGTTCTCCGCGAGCTTCAAACCGTTGACAGGCAAGTCTTACAGCCGCTAATTTACGATTCGGCGGGACGCGGGAGGGCCTGATGGGCTTGCGCTGGCATCTGGTGGACACCATGGCGCGCGAAGGGTTGTCGTTTGACGCCCTGGAATTGCGCCTGGGATTTTCCCTGGGCCATGAGTTGCGGGGGGCCGTTCCCCCGATCGACCTCTCCTTGCCGATCGTGGCCGACCTGTGTCAGGCCATCGGCTGTCAGCCCGGGGATCTGCTGAGCTGGCTGCCCGATGACCCGGCTGAACAGGCGGAGCGTGCGCTGGCCCAGGATGCGCTGTTTCAAAGTTTCCTCGCCTATCGGCATGGCCAGTTGCCTTCCGAGCCAGACGGCGACGGCTGAATGCCCTCCCCTTGACCGCTTCAGCCCTCTCGTCACCCCTCTCGGCGGTCAGGGCCCGCTCGATGGAGCGCCGCGATCAAGGTGGGGCGAGGACCTCGCTGGAACGGCGATGCAGTCGCCAGCCGGCGAGCGACGGGGGGAAGGCGTCAGTGGGGTCGGAGCGCCCGCCAAACGCGTTCGGGCGTGGCCGGCGTCTGCGTGATCTGGACCCCGATGGCGTCATGAATGGCGCCCAAAATGGCTGGTGGCGTCCCGATCAGGGGCGGTTCGCCCACGCCGTGTGCGCCAAACGGGCCTTCCGGATCGTAATGCTCCAGGATCACCGCCTCGATCGGGGGCGTGTCGACCATGGTGGGCAAGATGTAGTCCGTAAAGCCAGGATTCAGCATCTTGCCTTCTCGCATCAGCACCTCCTCCATGAGGGCCATGCCCAATCCCTGCACCACGCCCCCCTCGATCTGTCCCTCCACCAGTTGCGGGTTGATCGCGCGACCCACATCGTGGACCGCGACAATGCGCACCGGGCGGACCGCACCGGTTTCGGTATCGACGAGCACCTCGCAGGCGTGGGCGCCGAACAGGTAGGTGATGAAGGCACGCGGAGACAGGCCGCTATCACCGGCTGAGGGGACGGTGTTGGGTTGAAAGTGGCTGCGTGCCTCCAGCACGATGCCGCGGCGGCGCGCCTCGGAGAGGATCTGAACGAAAGACACCTTTCGCGTCGGGCTCTCGCGGTGATACAGCCAGCCGTCCGCCAGGGCCATTTCCTCCGGGTGGACCGGCAGCAGGTGCGTGGCCACGTCGAAAATCTGGCGTTTGAGTTCGGTGGCCGCCAGGCGCACCGCATTGCCGGTGAAAAAGGTCTGGCGTGTGGCTGAACTCGAGCCGGCTTCCGGTGTCAGAGCGGTATCGGCCAGCAGCACCTGGACCGTGCGCGGATCGACGCCCAGTTCTTCGCCTGCCACCTGGGCGCACATCATATGCAGGCCTTGGCCCACCTCCACGCCACCCGTGGCGACCTCGACCAGGCCCTCCTGGTTGAGTCGCACCCAGGCTCGGCTTGCATCCGGAAACCCGTCCCCGTAACCCAATCCGAAACAAAACGTGCTGATGCCGAAACCGCGTTTGAGCCAGGGCTGCTCCGGGTCGGGAAGGGTGTTGCGGTGTTCCCAACCGATGCGGCGGGCGGCTTCCTCCAGGCAGGCCTGCACCGAGACCACCGGGATGCGCTGGGTGGTGGTGACCATGTCTCCGGCCTGAATCAGGTTCTGACGCCTCAGCGCCACCCGATCGAGGTCCAGCCGTTCGGCCAGCTTGTCGATGGTGGCCTCGTAGGCGATCGCCAGCTGACAGGCGCCAAACCCCCGCATGGCGCCCGTGGGGTTCTGGTTGGTGTACAGGCCGTGCGCGTCGACGTGAATGTGGGGCACCCGGTAGGGCCCGGTGGCGTGACTGGCCGCCTTTCTCAGCACGGCTATGCCGGTGCTCGCGTAGGCGCCTTCGTCGGCGAAGATCTCCACCTCGGCAGCCACCAAGGTGCCGTCCTGCTTGGCCCCCAGGGTGTAGTGAATGCGCAATGGATGGCGCTTGTGGCGCGCCACCATGGACTCGGCGCGCGTGTAATGCAGTCCGACCGGCTTCCCGGTTTTCAACACGGCCAGCCCCAGGTAGATCTGGATGGAAATGTCCTCTCGGCCGCCGAAGGCCCCGCCCGTGGGGGGCTGGATGATGCGCACGCGTTCCAGCGGCAGCCCCAGCGCCATGGCCACCAGCCTGGCCTCCTCGTGGACCCATTGGCCCGCGGCATGAATCACCAGGGTTTGCCCGTCGAGGCTGGCATAGCCCGCTTCGATGTCGAGGAATGCGTGGTCGACGGACTGGGTTTCGAGCGTGTGCGTCACCACCACGTCGCAGTCCTCGGCCAGGGCTCGGCGGGCGTCGCCCTTGCGAATGCGCTGCGAGCCCATGCGGTTCCCGTGGGCGTGAATGGCCGGGGCGTCCGGGGCCAGGGCCTGATCGATCGAAAACACCCCCGGCAGCACCCGGTAGTCGACCTTCACGAGCTCTCGCGCGCGCTCGGCGGTGGCGCGGTCCTTGGCGACGATCAGAGCCACGGCGTCCCCCAAGTAACGCACCTTCTGGGTAGCGAGCACCTCCTGATCGCGCCGGATCAGCCCGTGTGAATTGGTGCCGGGCACGTCATTGCCGGTCAGCACCGCCACCACGCCGGGCAGCGCTTCCGCTGCGTGGGTCTCGATGGCCACGATCTCCGCATGCGGGTGGTGCGCGCGAACGACGCTCGCCCAGAGCATGCCGGGCACCCACAAGTCGGCCCCGTAACGCGTCTCGCCCATGACCTTCGGGTGGGCATCGGCCCGCGTGAGGCTGGCGCCCAGGGCCGCCGGCTTCGGGGGCGCAGCCCGCGTGGGCGTCGGCTGCAGGGCGCGTGGCAGCTCTCGCGCGGGGGGCACAGGGCGGGTTGCGGCAGACGAAGGGGGCAGGTCAGGCATTCCTGGGCTCCTCGTGCGGTGGGTCCCCGCGCCGGAGGGCGCAGGCCAGTTCGACCGCTTGCTGGATTTTCATGTAGCCCGTGCAGCGGCAGATGTTGCCCTCCAGCCCCCTTCGGATGCGTTCCGGGCTGGGTGAGGGGTCTTGGGCCAGCAGGCCCTCGGTGGCGACGACCAGGCCCGGGGTGCAGTAGCCGCACTGCACTGCCCCACAGGCCACGTAGGCTTGTTGAACCGGAGACAGGCGGCCTTGCGTCTGCAGGCCTTCCACCGTCACGACCGACCGTCCTTCCACCTGAGGCGCCATGATCAGGCAGGCGTTCATCGCAAGACCATCGACGAGCACGCTGCAAGAGCCACATTCGCCCTCCAGACAGGCGCCTTTCGTGCCGATCAGGTCGAGCTGTTGGCGCAAGACCTCGAACAGCGTCCAGCTGGGATCGACCGCGAGGGTCTGCCGAACGCCGTTCAAGCTGAAACAGACTGTCCAGGATGGGTCGAAGCGCTCGTCGTGGGTGCGTTCGATCAGCATGCGGGCGACACTCCTTCAGGGGCCCAGGTGGACGCTGTGACGCGTCACGACCTGACGGGCGGATCAAGCAGCTGGTGCAGCAAGCGCGAGACAATCGTGCCGGCGACGTCTCGGCGGTAGTCAGCCGAGGCACGGTGGTCGCTGATCGGCTGAATCAGTTCTCGCACCATGTCACCCGCTGCGCGGGCGCTGTCGGGGGTGAGACCGTCGCGGGACAGCATCGCCTCAACGGGCGTCACGCGCAGCGGGCGCGGGGCCACCGAGCCCAGCGCCACGCGAACCTCCCCGGCGGGGCCTTGTGAGACGGCGGCTGCCACGACGGAAATGGCGGTGGCGTCACGCTTGCCTACCTTGTGCCAGGCGGAGCGCAGCCGGTTCGATAGCTGAAACTGGGTGATCATTTCATCCGGGGCCAAGGCCGTCTTGCCCGGCGCCAGAAAGAATTCCGTCAGGGGCAGCGTCCGGACGCCACGCAGGCTGCGCAGGGTCACATGGGCGTCGTGGGCCAGCAGCGCCACCGACAGATCGCCGGCTGGACTGGCATTTCCGACATTGCCTCCGACCGTTCCCCGGTTGCGAATCTGGGGCCCGCCGATCGAGGCGGCGGCCTCCGCCAGGGCTGTGAGAGGGCTCTCTTCCAGCCAGGCGTGCGGGCACATGGCGCCGATTTGCAGGGCCTCGTCGGTGGTCTGCAGCGTGCGCAATTCGCCGACCTGACTGAGGTCGATCCACACGC is a window of Candidatus Sericytochromatia bacterium DNA encoding:
- a CDS encoding helix-turn-helix domain-containing protein; translation: MGLRWHLVDTMAREGLSFDALELRLGFSLGHELRGAVPPIDLSLPIVADLCQAIGCQPGDLLSWLPDDPAEQAERALAQDALFQSFLAYRHGQLPSEPDGDG
- a CDS encoding xanthine dehydrogenase family protein molybdopterin-binding subunit; this encodes MPDLPPSSAATRPVPPARELPRALQPTPTRAAPPKPAALGASLTRADAHPKVMGETRYGADLWVPGMLWASVVRAHHPHAEIVAIETHAAEALPGVVAVLTGNDVPGTNSHGLIRRDQEVLATQKVRYLGDAVALIVAKDRATAERARELVKVDYRVLPGVFSIDQALAPDAPAIHAHGNRMGSQRIRKGDARRALAEDCDVVVTHTLETQSVDHAFLDIEAGYASLDGQTLVIHAAGQWVHEEARLVAMALGLPLERVRIIQPPTGGAFGGREDISIQIYLGLAVLKTGKPVGLHYTRAESMVARHKRHPLRIHYTLGAKQDGTLVAAEVEIFADEGAYASTGIAVLRKAASHATGPYRVPHIHVDAHGLYTNQNPTGAMRGFGACQLAIAYEATIDKLAERLDLDRVALRRQNLIQAGDMVTTTQRIPVVSVQACLEEAARRIGWEHRNTLPDPEQPWLKRGFGISTFCFGLGYGDGFPDASRAWVRLNQEGLVEVATGGVEVGQGLHMMCAQVAGEELGVDPRTVQVLLADTALTPEAGSSSATRQTFFTGNAVRLAATELKRQIFDVATHLLPVHPEEMALADGWLYHRESPTRKVSFVQILSEARRRGIVLEARSHFQPNTVPSAGDSGLSPRAFITYLFGAHACEVLVDTETGAVRPVRIVAVHDVGRAINPQLVEGQIEGGVVQGLGMALMEEVLMREGKMLNPGFTDYILPTMVDTPPIEAVILEHYDPEGPFGAHGVGEPPLIGTPPAILGAIHDAIGVQITQTPATPERVWRALRPH
- a CDS encoding (2Fe-2S)-binding protein, whose product is MLIERTHDERFDPSWTVCFSLNGVRQTLAVDPSWTLFEVLRQQLDLIGTKGACLEGECGSCSVLVDGLAMNACLIMAPQVEGRSVVTVEGLQTQGRLSPVQQAYVACGAVQCGYCTPGLVVATEGLLAQDPSPSPERIRRGLEGNICRCTGYMKIQQAVELACALRRGDPPHEEPRNA
- a CDS encoding xanthine dehydrogenase family protein subunit M; this translates as MNFLQPNSLADALQWKSQHGDDARFLAGGTDLVVLRNRGLVRGRVWIDLSQVGELRTLQTTDEALQIGAMCPHAWLEESPLTALAEAAASIGGPQIRNRGTVGGNVGNASPAGDLSVALLAHDAHVTLRSLRGVRTLPLTEFFLAPGKTALAPDEMITQFQLSNRLRSAWHKVGKRDATAISVVAAAVSQGPAGEVRVALGSVAPRPLRVTPVEAMLSRDGLTPDSARAAGDMVRELIQPISDHRASADYRRDVAGTIVSRLLHQLLDPPVRS